A window from Pseudomonas alloputida encodes these proteins:
- the ruvC gene encoding crossover junction endodeoxyribonuclease RuvC, producing MTLILGIDPGSRITGYGVVRQTARGCEYVASGCIRTGSGELHERLQIVFRGVSEIIAQHGPVTMGIERVFMARNADSALKLGQARGAAIVAAAEAGLEIAEYSATQVKQAVAGTGGANKEQVMMMVMHLLKLTQKPQIDASDALAIALCHAHTRSSLVPHGLTTARRRGGRLRL from the coding sequence ATGACTCTGATTCTAGGTATCGACCCCGGCTCGCGCATCACCGGCTATGGCGTGGTACGCCAGACCGCCCGTGGTTGCGAGTACGTGGCGTCGGGCTGCATCCGCACCGGCAGCGGTGAGCTGCACGAGCGGCTGCAGATTGTTTTTCGTGGTGTCAGTGAAATCATTGCCCAGCACGGCCCGGTGACCATGGGCATCGAACGGGTGTTCATGGCCCGCAACGCCGATTCGGCGCTCAAGCTTGGCCAGGCACGTGGCGCGGCTATCGTCGCCGCCGCCGAGGCCGGCCTGGAGATCGCCGAGTACAGCGCCACCCAGGTCAAGCAGGCCGTGGCCGGCACGGGCGGGGCCAACAAGGAGCAGGTGATGATGATGGTCATGCACCTGCTGAAATTGACGCAAAAACCGCAGATCGACGCTTCCGATGCCTTGGCCATCGCTCTGTGCCACGCCCACACCCGCTCCAGCCTGGTGCCGCATGGCTTGACCACAGCGCGGCGACGCGGCGGGCGCTTGCGTCTGTAA
- the ruvA gene encoding Holliday junction branch migration protein RuvA codes for MIGRLRGTLAEKQPPHLIIDVNGVGYELEVPMTTLYRLPKVGETVTVHTHLVVREDAHLLYGFAEKRERELFRELIRLNGVGPKLALALMSGLEVDELVRCVQAQDTSALVRVPGVGKKTAERLLVELKDRFKAWETSPAMFTLVSDGPLPVASESSAEADAVSALVSLGYKPQEASKAIAAIKDKAGLSSEELIRRSLKGMISK; via the coding sequence GTGATTGGACGTTTGCGCGGCACCCTGGCGGAAAAACAACCGCCTCACCTGATTATCGACGTCAACGGCGTGGGTTACGAACTGGAAGTTCCCATGACCACGCTGTACCGTCTGCCCAAAGTGGGTGAAACCGTCACGGTGCATACCCACCTGGTCGTGCGCGAAGATGCCCACTTGCTCTACGGCTTTGCCGAAAAGCGCGAGCGCGAGCTGTTCCGCGAGCTGATCCGCCTGAACGGCGTAGGGCCGAAGCTGGCCCTGGCGCTGATGTCCGGGCTGGAAGTGGATGAACTGGTGCGCTGCGTGCAGGCCCAGGACACCTCAGCCCTGGTGCGCGTGCCGGGCGTCGGCAAGAAAACCGCCGAGCGCTTGCTGGTCGAGCTCAAGGACCGTTTCAAGGCCTGGGAAACCTCGCCGGCCATGTTCACCCTGGTGTCCGATGGGCCTTTACCGGTCGCCAGCGAGTCCAGTGCCGAGGCCGATGCCGTCAGTGCCCTGGTCTCGCTGGGCTACAAGCCGCAGGAAGCCAGCAAGGCAATCGCCGCGATCAAGGACAAGGCCGGCCTGAGCAGTGAAGAGCTGATCCGCCGCAGCCTGAAAGGGATGATTTCCAAGTGA
- the ruvB gene encoding Holliday junction branch migration DNA helicase RuvB, with protein sequence MIEADRLIAASGRDREEVQDRAIRPLSLDEYIGQPVVREQMALFIQAARGRGESLDHTLIFGPPGLGKTTLANIIAHEMGVSVKSTSGPILERPGDLAAMLTNLEPHDVLFIDEIHRLSPVVEEVLYPAMEDFQLDIMIGEGPAARSIKLDLPPFTLVGATTRAGMLTNPLRDRFGIVQRLEFYNDKDLSTIVSRSANILGLAIEDQGAYEIARRARGTPRIANRLLRRVRDYAEVRGKGQITKAVADMALNLLDVDERGFDHSDRRLLLTMIEKFDGGPVGVDNLAAAISEERHTIEDVLEPYLIQQGYIMRTPRGRVVTRHAYLHFGLNIPGRLGEGGDFSEPGDE encoded by the coding sequence GTGATCGAAGCCGACCGCCTGATCGCCGCCAGTGGCCGCGACCGCGAAGAAGTCCAGGACCGTGCGATTCGCCCGCTGAGCCTGGACGAGTACATCGGCCAGCCGGTGGTGCGCGAGCAGATGGCGCTGTTCATCCAGGCCGCCCGCGGCCGCGGCGAGTCGCTTGACCACACGCTGATCTTCGGCCCGCCCGGCCTGGGCAAGACCACCCTGGCCAACATCATCGCCCATGAAATGGGCGTGTCGGTGAAGAGCACTTCGGGGCCGATTCTCGAGCGCCCCGGCGACCTGGCAGCCATGCTGACCAACCTCGAGCCGCACGACGTGCTGTTCATCGACGAAATCCACCGCCTGTCGCCTGTTGTCGAGGAGGTGCTGTACCCGGCCATGGAGGACTTCCAGCTCGACATCATGATCGGCGAAGGCCCCGCAGCCCGTTCTATCAAACTCGATCTGCCACCCTTCACCCTGGTGGGGGCTACTACCCGTGCCGGCATGCTGACCAACCCACTGCGTGATCGCTTCGGTATCGTCCAGCGCCTGGAGTTCTACAACGACAAGGATCTGAGCACCATCGTCAGCCGCTCGGCCAACATCCTTGGCCTGGCCATCGAAGACCAGGGTGCCTACGAGATCGCCCGCCGTGCCCGTGGCACGCCGCGCATCGCCAACCGCCTGCTGCGCCGCGTGCGTGACTATGCCGAGGTACGCGGCAAGGGCCAGATCACCAAGGCCGTGGCTGACATGGCGCTGAACCTGCTGGATGTCGACGAGCGTGGTTTCGACCATTCCGACCGTCGCCTGCTGCTGACCATGATCGAGAAGTTCGATGGCGGCCCGGTGGGCGTGGACAACCTGGCTGCAGCCATCAGCGAAGAGCGTCATACCATCGAAGATGTGCTTGAGCCGTACCTGATTCAGCAGGGCTACATCATGCGCACGCCACGCGGCCGCGTGGTCACCCGGCATGCCTACCTGCACTTTGGGCTGAATATTCCCGGGCGCTTGGGGGAGGGGGGCGATTTTTCCGAGCCAGGCGATGAATGA
- the ybgC gene encoding tol-pal system-associated acyl-CoA thioesterase, producing MRAQNQLEPFAHRCRVYYEDTDAGGVVYYVNYLKFMERARTERLRHLGFSQSQLAEDNLLFVVHSSEARYHAPARLDDELRVTAQVLELNRASLRFVQQVWREKDETLLCEGQFLVAAVRADTFKPRALPPQLRDAFAADGSGNQSNAGE from the coding sequence ATGCGCGCGCAAAATCAGCTCGAACCGTTCGCACATCGGTGTCGCGTCTATTACGAAGATACCGATGCGGGCGGCGTGGTGTATTACGTCAACTACCTGAAATTCATGGAGCGCGCGCGCACCGAACGCCTGCGGCACCTGGGCTTTTCCCAGTCGCAACTGGCTGAAGACAACCTGCTGTTCGTGGTCCATTCCAGCGAAGCGCGCTATCACGCGCCGGCGCGGCTGGATGACGAATTGCGGGTGACCGCGCAGGTCCTTGAACTCAATCGCGCCAGCTTGCGTTTCGTACAGCAGGTCTGGCGGGAAAAGGATGAAACGCTGCTTTGCGAAGGGCAGTTCCTGGTGGCTGCCGTGCGCGCCGACACTTTCAAACCCCGAGCCCTACCCCCCCAGCTGCGCGACGCCTTTGCGGCGGACGGCTCGGGTAATCAATCGAATGCAGGAGAATAA
- the tolQ gene encoding protein TolQ encodes MEANVVDHTSMWSLVSNASVVVQLVMLTLVAASVTSWIMIFQRSTMLRAGRRALDAFEERFWSGIDLSKLYRQAGSNPDPDSGVEQVFRAGFKEFSRLRQQPGVDPDAVMEGVGRAMRVAISREEEKLEQSLPFLATVGSTSPYIGLFGTVWGIMNSFRGLASAQQATLATVAPGIAEALIATAIGLFAAIPAVIAYNRFAARSEVLIGRYYTFADEFQAILHRKVHTSEE; translated from the coding sequence GTGGAAGCTAACGTCGTCGACCATACCTCCATGTGGAGTCTGGTCAGCAATGCCAGCGTGGTGGTACAGCTGGTAATGCTGACCCTGGTGGCCGCCTCGGTCACCTCATGGATCATGATCTTCCAGCGCAGCACCATGCTGCGCGCCGGTCGTCGTGCGCTGGATGCCTTCGAAGAGCGCTTCTGGTCGGGTATCGACCTGTCCAAGCTGTACCGCCAGGCAGGCAGCAACCCAGACCCGGACTCCGGCGTAGAGCAGGTGTTCCGTGCCGGTTTCAAGGAGTTCTCGCGCCTGCGCCAGCAACCGGGTGTTGACCCGGACGCCGTCATGGAAGGTGTTGGCCGTGCCATGCGCGTGGCCATCTCGCGCGAGGAAGAAAAACTCGAGCAGAGCTTGCCGTTCCTGGCCACCGTTGGTTCGACCAGCCCGTACATCGGCCTGTTCGGCACCGTGTGGGGCATCATGAACTCCTTCCGCGGCCTGGCCAGCGCCCAGCAGGCCACCCTGGCTACCGTTGCTCCGGGCATCGCCGAAGCACTGATCGCTACCGCCATCGGCCTGTTCGCGGCAATCCCGGCTGTTATTGCCTACAACCGTTTCGCCGCGCGCAGTGAAGTACTGATCGGCCGTTACTACACCTTCGCCGACGAGTTCCAGGCGATCCTGCACCGCAAAGTGCACACCAGCGAAGAGTAA
- the tolR gene encoding protein TolR — translation MARVRHKRKPVAEMNVVPYIDVMLVLLVIFMVTAPMLNQGVKVDLPKVSSEALPQDNNVQILTISIKADKTYYWNLGSEVDTDKQMDKAMTLPAMTDAVTKIIAAGRDQGKQTQVFIRGDKAVDYGAVMGAMGGLQKAGVGNVGLITEAP, via the coding sequence ATGGCCCGAGTTCGCCACAAACGCAAGCCCGTCGCCGAGATGAACGTGGTGCCCTACATCGACGTGATGCTGGTGCTGCTGGTCATCTTCATGGTGACGGCGCCCATGCTCAACCAGGGCGTGAAGGTCGACCTGCCCAAGGTTTCCAGCGAAGCCTTGCCGCAGGACAACAACGTCCAGATCCTCACCATCTCCATCAAGGCCGATAAAACCTATTACTGGAACCTCGGCAGCGAAGTCGATACCGACAAGCAGATGGACAAAGCCATGACCTTGCCGGCCATGACCGACGCCGTGACCAAGATCATTGCTGCCGGCCGTGACCAGGGCAAGCAGACCCAGGTGTTCATTCGTGGCGACAAGGCTGTCGACTATGGCGCGGTCATGGGTGCCATGGGCGGGTTGCAGAAGGCCGGTGTCGGTAACGTTGGCCTGATTACCGAGGCGCCCTGA
- the tolA gene encoding cell envelope integrity protein TolA — MQQREPSASESYFWPSVWAIGLHVLVFALLFVSFAMTPELPPSKPIVQATLYQLKSKSQATTQTNQKIAGEAKKTASRQTEVEQLEQKKVEQEAVKAAEQKKADAAQKAEEAREAAEAKKAEDAAKAAEAAKAAEAKKAAEAKKADEAKKAAEKQQADIAKKKAEDEAKKKAEEEAKKAAAEEAKKKAAEDAKKKAAEEAKKKAAEDAKKKAAAEDAKKKAAEEAKKKAAADAQKKKAQEAARKAAEDKKAQALAELLSDTTERQQALADEQGDQVAGDFDDLIRMRAAEGWARPPSARKGMTVVLQINMLPDGTITNVSVARSSGDGPYDSSAVAAVKNIGRLTEMQGMKPSDFNQYRSFKMTFTPEDLAL; from the coding sequence ATGCAACAGCGAGAGCCATCCGCCTCGGAAAGCTACTTCTGGCCCAGTGTCTGGGCCATCGGCCTGCATGTGCTGGTGTTCGCCCTGCTGTTCGTCAGTTTTGCCATGACGCCGGAGCTGCCGCCTTCCAAGCCGATCGTTCAGGCTACCCTGTACCAGCTCAAGTCCAAGAGCCAGGCAACCACCCAGACCAATCAGAAGATTGCCGGGGAGGCGAAGAAAACCGCTTCGCGCCAGACCGAAGTCGAGCAGCTGGAACAGAAGAAGGTCGAGCAGGAGGCCGTGAAGGCCGCGGAACAAAAGAAAGCTGACGCCGCTCAAAAGGCCGAAGAGGCCCGCGAAGCCGCCGAGGCGAAAAAAGCCGAGGATGCTGCCAAGGCCGCTGAAGCCGCCAAGGCTGCCGAGGCCAAGAAAGCTGCCGAAGCCAAGAAGGCCGACGAGGCGAAGAAAGCTGCCGAGAAACAGCAGGCCGACATCGCCAAGAAGAAGGCCGAGGACGAAGCCAAGAAAAAAGCCGAAGAAGAGGCCAAGAAAGCGGCCGCTGAAGAGGCGAAGAAGAAAGCCGCCGAGGACGCCAAGAAAAAGGCAGCCGAAGAGGCCAAGAAGAAAGCAGCCGAGGACGCCAAGAAGAAAGCGGCGGCCGAGGACGCGAAGAAGAAGGCAGCTGAAGAGGCCAAGAAAAAGGCCGCTGCAGATGCCCAGAAGAAGAAGGCACAGGAAGCGGCCCGCAAGGCGGCAGAAGACAAGAAAGCCCAGGCACTGGCCGAGCTGTTGTCCGATACCACCGAGCGGCAGCAGGCGCTGGCCGACGAGCAGGGTGACCAGGTGGCCGGCGACTTCGACGACCTGATCCGCATGCGCGCGGCCGAGGGCTGGGCACGTCCGCCTTCCGCGCGCAAGGGCATGACGGTGGTCCTGCAGATCAACATGTTGCCGGACGGTACCATCACCAATGTCAGCGTGGCCCGGTCCAGTGGTGACGGCCCGTATGACAGTTCGGCGGTGGCTGCGGTGAAGAACATTGGTCGTTTGACCGAGATGCAGGGTATGAAGCCGAGCGATTTCAACCAATATCGTTCGTTCAAGATGACATTTACACCTGAGGATCTAGCGTTGTGA
- the tolB gene encoding Tol-Pal system beta propeller repeat protein TolB has product MLCCVAGMAVAEEKNILVTSGSDRATPIAVVPFGLQGGSVLPEDIADIIGNDLRNSGYYSPIPRQNMISQPSQASEVIFRDWKALGAQYVMVGSIVPSGGRLQVQYALFNVATEQQVLTGSVAGSTDQLRDMAHYIADQSFEKLTGIKGAFSTRMLYVTAERFSTNNTRYTLQRSDYDGARAVTLLQSREPILSPRFAPDGKRIAYVSFEQKRPRIFVQNIDTGRREQVTNFEGLNGAPAWSPDGSRLAFVLSKDGNPDIYVMNVASRQISRVTAGPGINTEPFWGKDGNTLYFTSDRGGKPQIYKQSVSGGGAERVTFVGNYNANPKLSADEKTLVMIHRQQGFTNFKVAAQDLQRGSVKILSETSLDESPTVAPNGTMLIYATRQQGRGVLMLVSLNGRVRLSLPTAQGEVREPSWSPYLN; this is encoded by the coding sequence ATGCTCTGCTGCGTGGCAGGCATGGCGGTGGCAGAAGAAAAGAACATCCTGGTTACCAGCGGCAGCGACCGGGCCACGCCCATCGCGGTAGTGCCGTTCGGTCTGCAGGGCGGTAGCGTGTTGCCTGAAGACATCGCCGACATCATCGGCAACGACCTGCGCAACTCTGGCTATTACTCGCCAATTCCGCGGCAGAACATGATCAGCCAGCCGTCGCAGGCCAGCGAAGTGATCTTCCGTGATTGGAAAGCGCTGGGTGCACAGTACGTGATGGTCGGCAGCATCGTGCCGTCGGGCGGTCGCCTGCAGGTGCAGTACGCGCTGTTCAACGTCGCCACCGAGCAGCAAGTGCTGACCGGCAGCGTGGCGGGCAGCACCGACCAGTTGCGCGACATGGCGCACTACATTGCCGACCAGTCGTTCGAGAAGCTCACCGGCATCAAGGGCGCGTTCTCTACGCGCATGCTGTACGTGACGGCCGAGCGTTTCTCCACCAATAACACCCGCTACACCCTCCAGCGTTCGGACTACGACGGTGCGCGTGCGGTGACCCTGCTGCAATCGCGTGAGCCGATCCTGTCGCCGCGCTTTGCGCCAGATGGCAAACGTATCGCCTACGTTTCGTTCGAGCAGAAGCGCCCACGTATCTTCGTGCAGAACATCGATACTGGCCGCCGCGAGCAGGTGACCAACTTCGAAGGCCTGAACGGTGCGCCAGCCTGGTCGCCGGACGGTTCGCGCCTGGCGTTCGTACTGTCCAAGGACGGCAACCCGGACATCTACGTGATGAACGTGGCCTCGCGCCAGATCAGCCGTGTTACTGCAGGCCCGGGTATCAATACCGAGCCGTTCTGGGGTAAAGATGGCAACACCCTCTACTTCACTTCCGACCGTGGCGGCAAACCGCAGATCTATAAACAGTCGGTCAGTGGTGGTGGTGCCGAGCGCGTAACGTTCGTAGGTAACTACAACGCCAACCCGAAACTTTCGGCGGACGAAAAGACCCTGGTAATGATTCATCGCCAACAGGGCTTTACCAACTTCAAAGTGGCGGCACAGGACTTGCAACGCGGAAGTGTAAAGATTCTGTCTGAAACAAGTCTTGATGAGTCTCCCACTGTTGCGCCAAACGGCACCATGCTAATCTACGCCACCCGCCAGCAGGGCCGGGGAGTCTTGATGCTCGTGTCGCTGAACGGCCGCGTGAGGCTCTCACTTCCTACCGCTCAAGGCGAAGTCAGAGAACCGTCCTGGTCCCCTTACCTGAACTGA